Genomic segment of Falco peregrinus isolate bFalPer1 chromosome 5, bFalPer1.pri, whole genome shotgun sequence:
ATTTAACTGGCAGTCTAAAAGATACGTGTGGAGTGTAAGGCTTGATATTTAGCTACATCTCTTACCAGTGGGGAGAGAGAGGCCTCACCACGGAGTGATTCATCCCATCCTAAGATAGGTGAAATCATCTCTTTTCATCAACTGTAGAGGGAACCTAAAACTCACTTAGACTCCATATCTAATTTTTAGATTGCTAAAATTAGGTGAGATGAAGCTCATCCTAAGGTTGTTGTTGAGGTTAGTTGTTTGGAGAAGATTCTAATTGTCTTAAGCTGGGAGTCTTGGTTTCTATCTGTGGCACATCATGATTAGCAGTGATGGCAAATGCCTCAGAACAGCCTATGCCATAATTAGCACGTTCTTGTATACTGCTTCATTGAGGAACCTCAGTCATTTCAAAGGGAAGAACAGTCACATCATGCACATGTGGGAGAAGTGATTTCCACTTGGGTGACAGTTTAGTTCACAACTTGTGACAGAATAGGTTTCAGTACTGAGAAGGAATgggaaaatactgacttttcaTTCAAACTGCAGAAGTGAGGTCTAGGTGGAAAGTGATTTTATGttttggaagaaagagaagcgttttttcaacattttaaaatcacacaATATATGTGctgttataattttttttctgccttaaaaTTAGAGCTGAGGGTGGAGTAAACGTAGGGTTCACGAAGACAGCATGCAATTTAGCTGGGTTTCAGGCACctaatttgaagaaaatgagTCATGAAAACTAACTGTGCGGCTGATGGAGAGCTTATAGTGTTTAAACTTTCATTAGGAAAACTTCCAGAAAATTTACCTGTCTTTCTCCTATTGATCTCAATCACAGGTGCTACCATCTTGATTAAAAGGGATAGATATGTACCTGGATCACACGTCCAGTTGCGACAAGGGAAGGAAGTGTCCCAACTCTTAAATCCACTGCAAGACTTCACCTGGTACCTTCAGAGCAGACCCGACCCACAGGATGAGCCATGCACCCCTCCCagagtgctgcagcagagctttgCAGGCACCTACTTAAGAAAAATGTAGCACTGGTATATTAAATGGTTTCAGAGCAATAAACTGTTTACCTTTAACTTTCCCATTCTGCCCAAACCCCTCAAACCAACAATGTAATCTTAATATATTTACAAGATTGTGGGGGGGTTTGGGTGCCTCTCTTCTCTGTCTTTTACACAGCAGCCAGTTGGCTGGTTTGCTTTTAATATGTCTCTTCTAGGGAATATTCTTAGCTCTTAAGGACTgctaaatgaaattaataatagAAAGTGGCAGTCAGTCAAATAGAGGAATATAATGTGGCTAATGGAAAACTACCGGGAAGGGTGATTAAAgggtatgttttcttttgaggaaGGATGTCTTGTCTTCTGATTGGGAACCTTTGTTGGTTTGGTCGGGTAGCAGCTAATCCCATTTCTTGTGGCATGGCGTAGTCATAACAGGGCGAGCTTTTGAACTGTGTCTGCTTGTTGGTTGCATTCTTTGCGCTTAGAGCTGGGTTTTGGCATACCTCAACCAAGACTCCCTGTCTCCTTTTTTGACAGCGTGGACCAGATTCCTTCATGATATGCCATTGATGCTGGTGGCCCTTTGGTGCAAAgccatgtgaaatattttaacgTGTTTCATTCATAACCTAAAAACATGTGCCTACATCAGAGGTGCTGCAAAATAAAGTAACAACAGGTTTTTATAGCACGCTGCCTGGGGTTAGTAGCGTTCTGCTGTTACACCCCTGGAGCAACAGCTTCCTACATTGTTATCATCCACAGAAATTTAGCATTTGAGATCTAGCATTGTAGTTCTTCAACCTTTTGCAtataaatttaacaaaaaatcaGAGAATGAGTAGAAGAGCACATTGCTGATACTACTGTGTTTGAGGTAGGAGTTTTTtggtgaaaataaaatcatagcaaaaaatatgttttcatacATGCATACAGCAAAAGTGTAGCCCTACGAACGTATACTCATTTAAACTAATATACATCTCCTGAATGAGCTATTTCACAGTGTGAAAACAGTAATGCTTGTTATAGGATTAGACATGTATGTATTCATTCTTCCAATtaattaactgaaatattttaataacctATCTAAAACCGACTCAAATTAGACATCTCAGGCATTTTCCTGTAAATGCTTATTTGtaagggtttggggtttttttctgtttaagtggatttgggttgggttttttgtgtgcatgtctttatttttacaatgtAATTCCCGATCTTGTTATCAATTTGAGTATAAAAAGATACGTAAAAATAATGTGAgatgaaaaaacctgaaaaaagtGTGGTTCTGTACAGGTTGATAGAAATGCAAGGGAAGCAATTTTTCCTTGACTCTTTTCTAAAGCATAACACTAAGGGAAACTTGGAAAGGTCATATGGCATATTGGTAGAATGGAAGTTATTTTAGTAAAAACATTCTGAGACGTTCATTTTGCAGTATCATAATTGCCAGGGAGGACTTTGACTTGCTTTGTTCTAGGGAATAGGATCCAAACAAaaattttccttgtattttccaTATGGAGCCAAAATCTAAATAAAAGATACTGACAAAAAGAGGGGTATGCATTTTTTGCTTAAGGATTAGTCTCATTTTAATTGAATATCCACAGATTCTTATGGAAtaatacaaagcaaaaagaataatACATACTTAACAGCAATCTATGTCTCTAGCATAAACCACCTAATTACAAACACTTTAGAAAAATGACAGTTCACACATTTTTACATGTAGGTTTGGGTTAAAAGGACCcactacaaaggaaaaagaaactgagataGATTATGTTATATTGTCAtggtgactttttaaaattcactttacCAGTAGCATGCTGTATTTTTGACTGCCAGTAGATATGGAAATACAAAAGAGAGAACAtgtgcttttgtatttatagCTGTTTTGCCGGTACATTTCACCTGCTGTCAGGCCAATCTGAGCTTATTGTCACCAGCATTTcaataacttttttgttttttcatccCTAGATAAGTAAAATAGAGGATGCGTTGCTTCTAAAACCTTTACCACTTAGGTTTTCTCATACATGTGTATGCACATCTGTAAGCAAATAATCTTTGGAAAAAATAGATGGAAAAATTGCAATGAGGTATGCTCTAAATATCCACTCACATTTACACAGTACTGTACAGGAGAAATCGTGTTAATTATCCAACTTGAATATACAGCAGCATctcagttttatttcctgtgtCTTCCTTGGGAATCAAACTGACAACAGGTCAAGTCCTGTGACTACCTTAAAGAGATGGGAAGGTATGTCCTAGTCTGTCACCAACGGTACAGGAAGGGATCTGATTTTCCAGTTTGTGGGCTGATGCTGGATGAATATTGACATTCAGCCATTAGACTGTGAGTAAGAACACTGTGATTTTTGTGAATATGCTATCATGGGtgtaaaaaatctttttctgcagctgaaatgtGGCTATCTGTTGATTCACCATTAGAAAATATCATGAAAGGTAGAATCCGAGAccaggaaaatgctgttggTAACACCTACTTTTTGATATAACACAGTGGCATTCATAAGTCAATATATTTATCCTTCAGAGATGTTTTTGTGAGAGAGAAACAAGGCCTGGTATACATTTGGAACATTGACCAGTATAGCAGTATTGCTAGAAGGATTtagtttatttcatttattttttaaacatatgtatatatactgGCAAAAGTTCTAATGTAAATGCACTTTTACTagcaacttttatttttttttcttttgctggtaTAGCGTATTTCTCTTATGAACTGCATCTCCAGGGGAAAGGTAAAGCTTGGCTGGCAAACCCTTCTGCAGACAGGCTTTGAGGGCAGCTCTCTAAGGAACTGGCAAAGAAATTTGAACAATGGCTTCAGTCACCTCCGTTTTCTGTTTGGGCCATTGTCACTGCTTGACTCTGGTGCAAGGTAAGTCTTGGGTTTAAGCCGCCGGCTGACAGCTCCCCACCAAGGCCGTTATACCACGTGGGCAGCCTCTGAGAACCCCATCAGCTGGCCTGGAGAGCTACTGAGATCTCTCACCTGCACTGCAGGGTGGATCGAAATCTGTAACGATCTTCTGAAGATGAATGCAGCATGTTTGGTGCTGTGTTTATTGCAACATGTAGGTCTGATTTTGTTTGAAGCCTGTGCAGGTCTATCAACATCAAACTTTGCTATTTCCTCCGCATTTGGTAAAGGGATGCTGCCAACTTgattgtttctgtgtttctgtcaAAGAATTTGTAGCTACTTTGGTTTCAAGTAGCATCTAAAATCACTGTCTGAAAGAAGTCaaatgatactttttttctgttgctgctatAAAAATGCGCTTTTTACATTTAGCTATAGTTTATCCATTATGGGTGGCAGGTTCTTTTCTATGTTGAAAAGACATACAGACATCCGTCCATCCATTCAGGAACATAACATTTATACGCTCAtaaaattttgttaaaaattaaaatatagtgCATACTACTTAGAGTGCTCTATCAGAAAGTGCActttttgaaaaactgtttcaaagAAGTTACAAATTGACTTTTGTATTCAAACAAATTACTTGCTAGCTTGAAATGAAATTGGTCATCTGTCCTTTTCACAGCTGAACTCTTAACCTTGCCCTGAAGGAATGACTTGAAAAATTACGAAGTTTCATCTTCAGGTCTGCTTATTCTGTAGTTCTGCTGAAAATGTAGACAGAGTgtcttttctttggaaaaaaacaaaacaacaaaaccaaactccaCATTCTTCTGGTATGGTTACTGCTGAGGATCAAGAAGCCGTCTGCTTCTTCAGGCCCCAAGACTGAACGTAATTGGGGTTTCTTATCTTCCATGTCCATGTGTTCCAtaacagcagtgttttctgtggtgccaacatttttcactgaagtgtttACTAATTACAGATACATAAAAGCTTTCTGGAGCTgtacttttaaaacattactaACGCTCTATCAGTTTTTTTCGTTATATAATTGTAAACTACCCTTTCAGTGTCCAACTGCATTGCATTCTTTTGTGGAAAGCAGAGCAGATGATTCTTTATCTAAATGCATAAAAATGGtgtcaaaagaaaagaaggaaaatctaGGTTTAAGTATTATCAATGGGAGACAGTGAATTAACATACTCTTACACTACAGGGAGATCTGTGATTGTTTATAGTCTGagctaaaattaatttgatctGAGGAGTTCTTTCTTAATTTCAGTGGGTTCGTTTAGTCCATCTGACAGACCATGTGTGAAAAAGGACACCCAGTTTTGCAGATTGGGTTAACACATGAATGTTTGGAAATTTCtgactgctgcttctgtcttGAAACAGATGCCTGCTGACTGTTGGGAAAGCTTAGGACAGAATGCCTTTTGCGGGGAGGTGGTACTTGGCATAAAACCTAAACttcaaaaacccccaaaatgcTGGTCAGAATTCACTTTGTCAATAACTGGCTCATAATGAAATTTCTAGAAAGTTATGAAGACCGATTTTTGCTTGGTGCTTATCATTAAGATGCCAGTGAGACAGAATCGGGCATCTTTACCATTCTCAGCTTCTAGGCTTAATGCTGCGGGTGCAGTGCTCTGTTCTTCATGCAAAGGTCTGTTCAGTAAATACATCTGTGACTGAAGTGCAGGAGAAAAACGTGTATCAGATAAGAAGTCGTGTCAGAAAGCATATATGTTGCTCCTTTGTaacattcaggaaaataaagatcTCATCTGTAGCAGCtttattcactgaaaggaaaaaagaaaaacttcatgTGTACATAGGAGGCATCCCTATCTTGAGGAAGATCTTGCTTTGCCAGAATTGTTCTCCAGGGGATTTCAGAGCAGAGTGAAATGGTGGTAATTTCAAATAGCCACGGGTTGGCGTTGCCAGGCTTGAAATATTCCTTAAGTGGTGAAATACGCAGGTAattcttcagctgcagttgTCTGCAAGGGGTTTTGCCTGACAGCATTTGAGATAGTTTGTGTAAGCTGGCTCTGGTGAAATCAGGAGTTTCCAAATGATTTTGGCCAGACagttgtttcttaatttttcttccctcttttgcTCACAGAATCCTCACGAGTGCAAAATACAAGAGTCTCGATATCACCTCTGCATCTCTTGGCTAACTGAGAAGCTGAACCCAGATACAGCGACCTGCCTCCACACCTGCAGCATTCTCCGCCTggtatgttttttttccctggcaggTATGTTTATAGGTGAGGCCCTTGTTACCCAGGGATGGCAAGTAGGAAATGTCAAACATCTAGCAGCTTGTCTCCGCAATAGGAGGTATTAACAGTGAATGATTGTCCGGTGTCATGAAATCAATACAAAGACAAGGCATGAAAAACTTTCCTGTCCGTAAGGCTCCTTCTTAAAACCAGACCTTTTTGGTGTGTGTGCGTTGGTAGAAGAAGATGTGCATAAGAAGGTTCTGTGGAGGCTGCCATACAGATGGGACTCTCCTTCTGAGTTATCAGAGTGCCTTACAAACTGAGACAGAACAAATCGGGGAAAAAACATGGCATTTGCTCACAGGAATGGTATGGTGTGAGTTAATGAAAGGAACTGGCAATGAATTAACTGAGGCGGTCAAGGCTGGAATAGGTGCCTAGACCAGTGGGCACTTGgtattttcaggaagaaacatACACTGGCAATAGAAAGGACAAAAATGCACTCTTTTCATGGCCTGGATTAGATATTCCCTGGGGCAATGGCTGTTGTAACGTCAAACTGGCTGTGCAGTTTAAAGCAAAATGTCTCAGTGCTGGCCAGCAGCAAGTTAGGGGAAGGGTttataatttaaacaaaaaatatatctcTTTCTGGGCTGGTGACTAATGGACTACAGGATGCTCTTAACTTACTAAGGGTAAATATGGTATCTATCTGCACTACTTAATAGCTCTCCACAGACCATTATTGAAACACACTGGAACCTGTCCTGAAAAGTGCTATTCttggcttgctttgctttgtggttttttttttgttttgttttttgttttttgtttttttttcttaaagtaagATGTTTCCAAAAAGTTTTAAGGACTTTGCATCTTGGAGACAGGGGAGGCAGGCTCCATGATCTTACAGAACTCGGAATAAGATGGCGACAAGGTCTTATACCAAAAGGTCATTTACGTGGGTGACTGCCAGGCTGTGTCATTCTTCTTCTCCATTCATTCCACTCTACTTCGATTCATGACATACtgggaaggaacagaaagacagttctttttagaaagcaaattGTAGCAAAAATGTTATTCCCActatgtaaaaaaatgtttgggtgTAATCCTCTACAAAAGGGTATCAAAGCCAAAGATAATGTCATTCATAGCTTTAATGGGCTTTCTTGTTTGCTAAGGACTCTTCCTGAGTGCATGGGACCATGAAAAAGTTACTGTAGGGTAAAGGAAGGCAGTAAGGGCCCATGTGCACACCTTTACCATGCGGCAAATGCCAGGTAAATTATGGAGGGACAGCTTTTCTCAAGTGCCTccgcagcagctgcagctgtgagcaGTCCCTGCTTTGGGACAGCCTGCTGtggttgcagctgtggctgcagccgCCCCGCAGCAGGGTGCAGGTGCCCCCAGCTTCCCGGGTTGGCATCCCACTGCTGCAAAGTGGCTGATGCCTCTTCTGTGCTAGGTGAGTGGCACCGGGCTAAAGAGGTCCTGAGCCTAATCCAGTCTTGCCTTTCCTTTAAGCGGATTACAAATGCAATGAAATCTATCACATGGAGACAAACAAAGGAGTGAGGGGCAAATCAAACCTGGTTTCTTGATCCTCTGCTGGGGGCACAGGCCTGCTTGGAAGAGAACCAGCAAAACAACAAGTGAGTCTCCATCACAAATGAATCACCCTCTCTTTTGGCCCTGAGGTCCCACTAGTTTCTCAGAATAGTTCAGACATCCAATGGACCTTGTCAATTTTGATCAAAGCTCCTTTTTCTCTGGGAAGAGAATAGCAGAAATATGCCCTGTTCCCCCTCAGGAGCTAGGTAgatagaataaaaaaagagaggctATGTCACTCTGAAGCAGAGCCAAATTCAGGCCAAATTATCCTGGCATTGGATTTCGACACTGTCTTCCAAACCTCCTTAGaattttcctccccatctcaTGTTACAGCCTCATATCTTGCCTTTATGCACACCCAAGATGCGCCCGACAGCAGAATTCAGCCCTCTGCATTGCACCGTCGTGCAAATGCTACAACTGAATGTCAGGAGAATGTTCCCCAGTGCCTCTGGCTCTGGTCCACGACCAAACACGTTCTCTAGCTTCTCAGAGGTCAAAAGCCGCGTTGGGAACCCATTCGCATAGGTGAAGGTCAATAACATCACAAAAGCGATGGCACAGGGAGCAGTTATAGAGAGGAGAGGCTTTATTAGTCCCCAGACACTTTAGAAGTGTCCTGGGGTCCAAACATCTCCTGAGATGGCAGAGCCTGGCTCACCAGGCAGTACCGCCAAACAACAGGGCCATTCTCATCACCAAAGACAGTTTAAGATATTTTGTAAGGgaaggataaataaaaaaagcatagcTACCTTTCCTTCTCAGCCAtatcttgtttctcttctgcccTGTAAACACAAGTCACATTTGAAATCCATGACCTAGAGGCTAGCAGCATGGAAGGGTGACGTACCCAAGGACTTTCTGGGCAGACAGCTGGACCTCAGACAGGTTACCGGTCTGGTCAGAGGTGACCGTTAGCTTTCTGTCCCCGTGATAACTGACGCCTTGATAATCCCAGTGCTCTGGGGATGCCTCTGTTGGCCCTCGAGGGAGGCAGCGGGCTGATTTGGGCTGGTCAACTTGCTTTTCAGTAGCTAATGAACTGAATCCTCCTGAACCGGCATCTCCCATCCAGTTCAGCAGCACGAGGAGGAGCTGTTACAGCACAGCGCTCTTGTGCTGACCCAGCTGGTCCTGCCTCTGTCCCTGactgccttttgcttttagCAGAGCTGACTTATCACTGTTTATGGCCACCACTTCTAACCTACATCACCAGTGATGTAATGGGtctagaaaatgaaacaaaacaaactgtaaaCTAATGGCCCTCTTTATGCCACTCCAGCAGAATGAAGtggcttttaaaataagcacTAGCTCCCACTTTAAGGTCAGTTTGCACAGTCATGTGGGGAGAATGTGCCAATTTTATACATAAGAGTGATTTCTGGTGACCTTTGCTAGCACATATGGTGCATGTTCAGGATGCATGCACTTGTGGGGTTAAGAGCAATGGTTCTGTGGATAAATAATCTTTTAATCAagcttctcctccctcctgcagcttttGCTGATTTTGAGCAAATCAGTAGAAAGTAAGCGTAGGCTGTGTGGGATAGCAAGGTAGGATGAACACAGAATTGACAGGTTATGACACAAATAACgatgagagaaagcaaaaacatCCCAAGAAAATGAACCCACCCTTTatctctgctccctgctgtccccccaATAATTGTACCTTTCTTTTCTGGCCTTGATCCTCTCTTCTTCATATCTGCAACAAACAGGAAACATTCTTTAAATGTTACCCAGTCAGGACTGTTCACTTTCAGCAAAATGCAACATTTGCTTTGAAGGTAACAGAAACTGCAACCTGGCACAGCGTGCAGGTTCTTGCTTGGCACCGGTGTAGGAGTGAGCTAAGGCTTGtgccccaggctctgccttTCTAGCACGTGGGTTTTGACTCCACACAAAATCCTGCTACAGAGGATTTCTGTCCTGCGCCTCCTCAGAGCTACACGTGCCCCCACGGCCCCCCTGATACTCACTGTAAGACGCAGTCTGGAATCTGCACATGCTCCATTGGTATTAGTTGCTCCAGTTCCTCCAGGCTGTGAACATACTGGATCTTATTGATAAACTTCACActggcagagagagagagagagagagagtgtgtgctTGAGGTCTTGTTTTGATGTTCTCTCCATAGGAAGTCAGAATTTTCCTGATGGAAACAGGGAGTTCTGCATCTCTGTATCCTCTGTAGTCTGCGTGTACCCATCTCCTCCAGAGCTAATATGCTGATGACTAAAAATTGTGGTGTGATGCCCTGTTACTGTACCTCCTTTGCTTTGACCCCCATCTCTCAATATCTGTAGGAGGGAAAAAGAACCACCATTTCTGCACATCCCACTAAATCTTTACACGCTATCCACTGGGACAAGCCTTGATCTGCATCCAGACCACCACAGTGTCTCCTAAAACCACCTTTGGGGTTGTCCTTGGAAGTATCAGAGAGATGTAAGACAAATGATGAACAGTCTCAGCTTGGTCACTACTGGTTAAAGGTGAGTTTAAGATCTAATTTTTGAGATTAAACTCCCACTCCAAAACAGCCAAGTTTGGCAACATGGTATATTTACCTGATGAAGGGTCTGGATATAGCCAGCACTGTCCGGATAAACCACGAAGGATGCACAATTATCAATGCTTTGAGGTTTTTACGCAGCCTGTGGAAAAGCCAGGGGACAGAAAGTCAGATTCAGAGTAGCTTTTCTTAAACTCACCTGTAATGTATCAGGGCGCTAATCAGCAACTAATGACGctcaccagccccagctggaTGGCTCCATGCAAAAGCCCTGCCCATGGCCTTAGGAACCCTATTTAAGCAGAcctggcaggctgcaggagcacTGCTTTGCTTGGGTGCTGTGTTAGCCTCATCTCTGGGAAGGTGCTTGTGgtggaaggagggagaagaggaaacgAGGAGAGTGTGAAATAAGTCAGAAAGCTGTCCTAGAGGAAGAAAGTACGGAGTCGGGGGAGTAAGGAAGGAGGGGTGGCTGGGAAGGCTGCAAGGAAGCAGTGGGAGAGATGTGGGAAGAGGCCTGGGAAGAACGAAGAGGCAACACCAACAGGATTCTCACCTTCTGTCTATCATCTGATAGCATTTCTTCAGCCAGCCAAGGCCTGGCATCCTCCTCCGGGGTGTTGCTCCATTTAGATACACGATCATGTAGTCCtcagccaccagcagctccaggctaCTGATCACGTATCTGTTGGGTGGTGGTCAAAAGCAATGGGAACATGAGACTCAGAAAAGGTCCCTTGAGGTTTTTTCAAGTGCCTGTGTGTCATCCCAAAAGGCACCCAGGCCCTTTCTTTGTAGACCTTGGAATAGGTTTTGGATTCTCCTGGCATCTCTGCAGGATGCCTTGGGGTATTTCTCAGGGATCACTGGTACTTGTTAGCATAGCGCATACACTGATGGACATCCCTGCGCCATTCTTCTGCCTAGCAGTAGTATCTACCAGCTGTTCGGTGTTGTATGCATATGTTCACTACCATGCATATGGTAGTGAGTCCATCACTGGCATAATTAACACTGAATGTTTGAATACTTTGACTTATTGGACTTGGATGCAAATATTGTGGACAGTGTCTCACCCAGTGATGCTCCAGTCTACAGCTGCACACTGGGTACCCTTGGCCTGGATTCAAACTATTTCCAGCTGAGGTTCCTGATGCAATGAATACATAGAATCTCTTTTCCCAGAGCCTGAGTTACCTTCCTTGCCCTCCTCCCCCTCGCAGACCTTGACCAGTCACTTACAGGAAGAGATTCTCCATGATGTAGTGGTAATCGGCCAGGTTACTGTCTGGGAGATAGCAGGCAGCAAAGACAATGATGGCATTGAGACCTTCTCCATAGTATCCTGGGAAATAAAGATACAGGCAGCATCAGTGACGCTTTCTGGGGGAGATGCAAGAGCTtaaggagaaaaacagcagcaaaggtgTATTGTCAGCTTTGGGCCTGGGCTGGTTTTTGTGCCTCTGTTCAGCTCTAGGTAAGCGCTGGTGCATTTGTCCTTCTTGTGGATCTTTTTCAGAAGTAGATCTGCCTCTGATCCTGATTGTGGCT
This window contains:
- the ATCAY gene encoding caytaxin isoform X3; translation: MESLGSPTEDENTSSPPNTLNFNGAHRKRKTLVAPEINISLDQSEGSILSDDFLDTPDDLDINVDDIETPDETDSLEFLGNGNELEWEDDTPVATAKNMPGDSADLFGDGGTEDGSATNGRLWRTVIIGEQEHRIDLQMIKPYMRVVTHGGYYGEGLNAIIVFAACYLPDSNLADYHYIMENLFLYVISSLELLVAEDYMIVYLNGATPRRRMPGLGWLKKCYQMIDRRLRKNLKALIIVHPSWFIRTVLAISRPFISVKFINKIQYVHSLEELEQLIPMEHVQIPDCVLQYEEERIKARKERAEEKQDMAEKESRPVPPAEDQETSMS